One Dictyoglomus thermophilum H-6-12 DNA window includes the following coding sequences:
- the ilvN gene encoding acetolactate synthase small subunit, translating to MQHTLSLIVENKPGVLARIAGLFSRRGYNIESLAVNTTEVPNLSRITLVVKGDEKVLEQITKQAYKLIEVIKVNDFTGVPVVERELALIRVKSDATNRRAIIDLVEIFRANIVDVSDKDLIIEVTGDSEKIDAFKKNLEPYGIKEMVRTGKIVMERGLKL from the coding sequence ATGCAACATACTCTCTCTTTGATTGTGGAAAACAAGCCAGGAGTACTTGCAAGAATAGCTGGTCTATTCAGTAGGAGAGGATACAACATTGAAAGTCTTGCTGTTAATACTACCGAAGTTCCAAATCTCTCAAGAATAACCCTTGTAGTTAAGGGGGATGAGAAAGTATTAGAGCAAATCACCAAACAAGCCTATAAGTTAATTGAAGTTATAAAGGTTAATGATTTTACCGGAGTGCCTGTAGTCGAAAGAGAATTAGCTCTAATTAGAGTTAAATCAGATGCTACAAATAGGAGGGCTATTATTGATCTTGTAGAAATCTTTAGAGCTAATATTGTAGATGTTAGTGATAAAGATTTAATAATTGAAGTTACAGGAGATAGTGAAAAAATTGATGCTTTTAAAAAGAATTTGGAACCTTATGGGATTAAAGAAATGGTGAGAACCGGAAAGATTGTTATGGAAAGAGGTCTAAAACTTTAA